A single genomic interval of Dysidea avara chromosome 6, odDysAvar1.4, whole genome shotgun sequence harbors:
- the LOC136258187 gene encoding uncharacterized protein, producing the protein MANGMSSASQSTLEGSTSGSHDNPEELNIEKKRKSSSVDPNSRPSKKKILDLVVPHVTPKWYELGVELLSEEQESQLDIIQSNYNDNKTCCREMFWYWLRSNPDANWHQLVECLKSPAVELHTLAADIETMYTGVNQTYKPQEIPVEQIPSSDFSEFENVGDAFVYLTSTVTEYFRKDKLKAMKRACITQTKNPSGAKLPPDIIQKIKTSKEVDDLLDVLAESPYWSWIDLQLLQTVVMASGSAPARILFSGYKKYLYSKKLIDILPNAPSREVKHEYYTRVVAKLEKDVEDITVADLLEFRSQLEVVIMDINNGTCVLDHFEDGCIKIHWFIPVVCVNHAYQTATCKRHKFQDFHLRYLQIGDHPPIYDPLTDKLPPAIFSQPPLPDTAETSKNIVDHFFHFMSHEMDADLIVQQMSMQRFLNDDDLGSIEMATDKYQKNCLVLEKVRLMDIASLMSFCELLKGIDHQRHIGTSLVYALQVFEFITLDTESENDQTIVIPAQVENSDSLHAGTSRKRPLSFEHSMPFKQFKSSEKEQLILKAPQSDTTSTSDAQKRTPRRHIFSEYLKSVSYFKPSSVNAEFLDMQYKLKCTLGSYGTKAMLLQCETLMASDTNNISLFCSDHLRKLKKCKFAPALIQKLSPYFNWSDHSVLAAVIGACNNSNAAKLLDQFDVQVDLSLPVMDYPIPLPSPNMIPYDTSSHTVLAVKLDIELKNFSLQNIFDVQLFLQDKFQLAPHAFQLLARSSTPIFYWRIPKSVVSIIFSNVAQCSDLHNRGIVELSVYPGLAFVTASSLKVGSLSFFTQIDHLQPTYDRNTLCSQLSNLEELPKMVVKLQAELLKEKMNAADIVELRHQTVQKNNVTEMDNKQLSPVAQKDPSSVIQESTSSPDPAVILKHVTSQKERLLAELKRCKADENLLQEQLNKTAQRYSDLRQQHDKLKEATNNSEIQVLLTNAQKKVEDVKMSCEKIHSIKLQILSELSSSSLGDAKALSLKDKAPFINQLEQLNEELDTIVGWMKHLEGLQTELTENKDKIEQLTLLNSEMKNDNAELKVKSKLTNEELTEVSSQLNMKVRELANLKEKNKLLVKQFHIRKETRRQQAVIIQEQLVQQETLGSGYFGIVHKFSDQNRSYAGKTVHKSLVPGFPNISTDQVNQFTKEIENKVAIFSYYMHPNIELFDASIQLGPDSPPTLLSELLAENLDTFTIRMEGKCAVHKQLELCHDMASGLQYLHSIDVVHHNLHGRNILISHEGKAKIADFVCSQLMSKRETMVSANVAYLPPEAIEDKSHYTQRSDVYSLGVLLLQVAMQRTPSPTEPTELSKLMKRKEELSGIKHHPLVPIILQCLSTIQLARPSTGKLCEAVAAAKESPQNVISTSLDCAALDTTQFSLALQSNKHQLKWTTCSPLPTAMYQAYGTIINNIMYIGGGVCPDPIKELTVYAYHLEEDKWSSLPPLQQTSGIPMNISDKLTVVGGWDSNTNKATSKLTTFIDNGWSNDIFPNLLIARMWPAVVSHQSYIIVAGGYKNDESLLDTIEVLDIITLQWRIVNTCLPKPMGAPFATICNELLVIVGFATIDEPRTNETFIIAFDEIISGPQKGEIPTSFADEENKKWNTLGVTPLWKTGILPGSSPPVLLGGCDKERNVVDAITLYDDVTKKWRRISSLPIGCAYPTVATIGRTIVVAGGCADVKTEESMDATSLTTVIMGHLEETD; encoded by the exons ATGGCTAATGGGATGTCTTCTGCTTCACAATCTACCTTGGAAGGAAGCACCAGTGGGTCTCATGATAATCCCGAGGAGTTGAATATAGAGAAGAAAAGGAAGAGCTCTTCCGTCGATC CAAATTCCAGGCCTTCTAAGAAAAAGATTCTTGACTTAGTGGTTCCTCATGTGACACCAAAATGGTATGAGTTAGGAGTGGAGCTGTTGTCAGAAGAACAAGAGTCTCAGTTAGATATAATCCAGTCAAACTACAATGACAACAAGACGTGTTGCAGAGAAATGTTTTGGTATTGGCTACGAAGTAATCCTGATGCAAATTGGCACCAGTTGGTGGAATGTTTGAAGTCACCAGCTGTGGAACTGCATACTCTGGCTGCTGACATAGAAACAATGTACAcag GAGTAAATCAGACTTACAAACCACAGGAAATTCCAGTAGAGCAAATCCCTTCGTCTGACTTTTCCGAGTTTGAAAATGTTGGTGATGCATTTGTTTACTTGACATCCACAGTGACAGAATACTTTAGGAAAGACAAACTCAAGGCAATGAAAAGGGCCTGTATTACACAAACCAAAAACCCAAGTGGTGCCAAATTACCTCCAGACATTatacaaaaaattaaaacatcTAAAGAGGTCGATGATCTGTTAGATGTTCTTGCAGAGTCACCATACTGGAGTTGGATTGATTTGCAGTTGCTGCAGACGGTGGTGATGGCATCAGGATCAGCACCAGCTAGGATTCTTTTTTCAGGCTACAAAAAGTATTTATATTCCAAAAAACTAATTGACATTTTGCCCAATGCACCAAGTAGAGAAGTCAAACACGAGTATTACACCAGAGTTGTTGCAAAGCTCGAGAAAGATGTGGAAGATATTACTGTGGCTGACTTGTTGGAGTTTCGGTCACAATTGGAGGTAGTGATCATGGACATCAACAATGGCACCTGTGTACTGGACCACTTTGAAGATGGCTGTATTAAAATACACTGGTTTATTCCTGTTGTTTGTGTTAACCATGCTTATCAGACTGCTACTTGCAAACGTCATAAGTTTCAAGACTTCCACTTACGATATCTTCAGATAGGCGATCATCCACCTATTTATGATCCATTAACAGATAAACTACCACCAGCGATTTTTTCACAGCCACCACTTCCTGATACTGCAG AAACTTCCAAGAATATTGTTGATCACTTCTTTCACTTCATGTCTCATGAAATGGATGCAGATTTGATAGTTCAACAGATGTCTATGCAACGGTTTCTCAATGATGATGACCTAGGAAGTATAGAAATGGCTACTGATAAATATCAGAAAAACTGCCTTGTATTGGAAAAAGTAAGGCTTATGGATATAGCATCACTGATGTCTTTCTGTGAGCTGCTGAAAGGCATTGATCATCAAAGACATATTGGAACTTCATTGGTGTATG CTTTACAGGTATTTGAATTTATCACTCTTGATACCGAATCTGAAAATGATCAAACTATTGTCATCCCTGCACAGGTTGAAAATTCGGATAGTTTACATGCAGGTACCTCAAGGAAGAGACCGTTATCTTTTGAACATTCTATGCCTTTTAAGCAGTTTAAGTCTTCTGAAAAGGAACAACTCATTCTAAAAGCTCCTCAAAGTGACACAACATCAACTAGTGATGCTCAAAAAAGAACACCAAGAAGACACATATTTTCAGAATATCTTAAATCTGTGTCTTACTTTAAGCCATCAAGCGTTAATGCAGAATTTCTTGACATGCAATACAAGTTAAAATGTACACTGGGGTCTTATGGCACAAAAGCTATGCTTCTACAGTGTGAAACATTAATGGCCAGTGATACAAATAATATTTCCCTCTTCTGCAGTGACCACCTGCGAAAGCTTAAAAAATGCAAATTTGCTCCAGCTCTTATTCAAAAGCTTAGTCCTTACTTCAACTGGAGTGATCACTCAGTTCTTGCTGCAGTGATAGGTGCTTGCAATAATTCTAATGCAGCAAAACTCCTTGACCAGTTTGATGTACAAGTTGATTTATCTTTACCTGTTATGGATTATCCCATTCCTCTACCGTCTCCCAACATGATCCCTTATGATACTAGTTCTCACACTGTGTTGGCTGTTAAGCTGGATATTGAGTTGAAAAACTTTTCATTACAAAACATCTTCGATGTGCAATTATTTCTTCAAGACAAGTTTCAATTAGCCCCACATGCATTTCAGCTACTAGCCAGAAGTTCTACACCCATATTTTATTGGAGAATTCCCAAATCTGTTGTATCAATAATTTTTTCAAACGTTGCTCAATGCAGTGATCTCCATAATAGAGGAATTGTGGAGTTGTCAGTTTATCCGGGACTTGCATTTGTGACTGCTAGTAGTCTGAAAGTTGGATCATTATCATTCTTCACTCAAATTGATCACTTG CAACCTACTTATGATCGCAACACATTATGCTCGCAGCTGAGTAATTTGGAG GAACTCCCTAAAATGGTAGTTAAACTGCAGGCAGAGTTACTTAAAGAAAAGATGAATGCAGCTGATATTGTGGAATTAAGACACCAAACTGTCCAAAAGAATAATGTCACAGAAATGGATAATAAACAACTGTCACCAGTTGCACAAAAA GATCCTAGCAGTGTCATACAAGAGTCAACATCATCTCCTGATCCTGCAGTAATACTGAAGCAT GTTACTTCTCAAAAAGAGCGTTTATTGGCTGAATTGAAAAGATGCAAGGCAGATGAAAACTTACTGCAAGAACAGTTGAATAAAACTGCACAAAGGTATTCTGACTTACGACAACAACATGACAAGCTTAAGGAGGCTACAAACAACAGTGAAATACAAGTGCTATTGACGAATGCACAGAAAAAAGTGGAGGATGTTAAAATGTCTTGTGAAAAGATCCATTCAATTAAACTTCAAATTTTGAGTGAG TTGTCAAGTAGCAGCCTGGGAGATGCTAAAGCGTTGTCACTGAAGGACAAAGCACCTTTTATAAATCAACTGGAACAATTGAATGAGGAACTGGACACAATTGTG GGATGGATGAAACACCTTGAAGGGTTACAGACAGAACTGACAGAAAATAAGGACAAGATTGAGCAGTTGACATTATTGAACTCCGAAATGAAGAATGATAATGCTGAGCTGAAG GTCAAAAGTAAACTGACCAATGAGGAATTAACAGAAGTCAGCTCACAATTGAATATGAAAGTTAGGGAGCTAGCAAATTTGAAAGAGAAAAACAAGCTGCTTGTAAAACAGTTTCACATAAGAAAAGAGACAAGAAGACAACAAGCAGTAATCATACAG GAACAGTTGGTTCAACAAGAGACACTGGGAAGTGGTTACTTTGGAATTGTGCACAAATTCAGTGATCAAAACAGGTCATATGCTGGTAAAACCGTACACAAAAGCCTTGTTCCTGGTTTTCCTAACATTTCTACTGATCAAGTAAACCAGTTTACTAAAGAAATTGAGAACAAGGTCGCTATATTCTCATATTATATGCATCCAAATATAGAACTCTTTGATGCTTCAATTCAGTTAGGACCTGATAGTCCTCCAACTTTGCTGTCTGAATTGTTGGCTGAGAACTTAGACACATTCACTATACGCATGGAGGGTAAATGTGCTGTACACAAACAACTTGAGTTGTGCCATGACATGGCATCAGGTCTGCAATACCTCCACAGTATTGATGTGGTGCATCACAACCTTCATGGTCGTAATATCTTAATAAGCCATGAGGGAAAGGCGAAGATTGCCGACTTTGTTTGCTCTCAACTGATGTCAAAACGTGAAACAATGGTCTCTGCTAATGTAGCTTACCTACCTCCTGAAGCCATTGAAGACAAGTCACATTACACTCAACGGTCTGATGTATACTCTTTGGGAGTTCTACTCCTTCAGGTAGCAATGCAGAGAACACCTTCTCCAACTGAACCAACAGAACTATCAAAACTAATGAAAAGGAAAGAAGAGCTGTCAGGCATCAAACACCATCCACTAGTACCAATAATTTTACAATGCTTGAGCACAATTCAGTTAGCCAGACCATCCACTGGAAAATTATGTGAAGCAGTAGCGGCTGCTAAAGAGTCTCCACAGAATGTGATATCCACTTCACTAGATTGTGCTGCACTG GatacaacacaattttcactggcCTTACAAAGTAACAAACACCAACTGAAGTGGACAACCTGTAGTCCACTGCCAACTGCAATGTACCAAGCATATGGCACCATCATAaacaatattatgtacattgGAGGAGGTGTCTGCCCAGACCCTATCAAAGAGCTCACAGTGTATGCGTACCACTTGGAAGAAGATAAGTGGAGTAGCTTACCACCCCTCCAACAAACCTCCGGAATTCCAATGAACATTTCTGACAAGTTGACTGTGGTGGGTGGATGGGATTCTAACACTAACAAAGCTACAAGTAAACTAACGACGTTTATTGACAATGGTTGGAGTAATGATATATTCCCAAATTTGCTAATAGCAAGAATGTGGCCTGCTGTAGTATCCCACCAGTCATACATCATTGTGGCTGGTGGATATAAAAATGATGAAAGCCTATTAGATACAATTGAAGTGCTAGATATTATAACATTACAGTGGAGGATTGTGAATACTTGCCTCCCCAAGCCAATGGGTGCTCCATTTGCCACCATTTGCAATGAGCTACTTGTGATCGTTGGATTTGCTACAATAGATGAGCCACGTACCAATGAAACATTTATAATTGCTTTTGATGAAATTATTTCTGGGCCCCAAAAAGGAGAAATACCTACAAGCTTTGCAGATGAAGAAAACAAGAAATGGAATACTTTAGGTGTCACTCCACTATGGAAAACAGGTATACTTCCTGGTAGCTCACCTCCAGTTCTCTTAGGAGGATGTGATAAAGAAAGGAATGTAGTGGATGCCATCACTTTATATGATGATGTAACAAAGAAGTGGAGGAGGATATCCTCCTTGCCTATTGGTTGTGCCTATCCTACAGTTGCTACTATCGGCAGAACTATTGTAGTGGCTGGTGGTTGTGCTGATGTGAAGACAGAGGAGAGCATGGATGCTACTAGTCTGACTACTGTTATCATGGGACACCTGGAGGAAACTGATTGa